One window from the genome of candidate division KSB1 bacterium encodes:
- a CDS encoding FAD binding domain-containing protein translates to MILPQFKYHQPATLDEAQTIARKSDGDFDFIAGGTDVLPNYKNRLSNRKHVISLSGIKELFEVSDEKIGSMVTLVEIEKNQTINKNFPALSQAAHVIATPLLRESATVGGNILLDTRCWFFNQSFLWRESKGFCLKADGDDCLVIPQKEICYATYSGDLAPVFMVLDASFHLAGPEGERIVHSTKFFTHDGITRNLKLPEEILTQISLPKKSQQLKTAYRKLRIRDSMDYPVLGTAVALRLTEQTIDELKIAVTGTGTTPFIYDEITDPFKGDQLTPQLIENISNEVMEQVQPYRNVHFSPQYRKAMVGVYLKRLLTELSADSN, encoded by the coding sequence ATGATTTTACCACAATTCAAATATCACCAGCCTGCCACTTTAGATGAAGCGCAAACCATCGCCCGGAAAAGTGATGGCGATTTTGATTTTATCGCAGGAGGCACAGATGTTCTGCCGAATTATAAGAACCGGTTAAGCAATCGAAAGCATGTGATAAGTTTGTCGGGAATCAAAGAGCTGTTCGAGGTTTCAGATGAAAAAATCGGCTCCATGGTAACCTTGGTTGAGATCGAAAAGAATCAAACAATCAACAAAAATTTTCCAGCCCTTTCACAGGCCGCACATGTTATCGCAACACCTTTGTTGCGGGAATCGGCTACAGTTGGCGGGAACATTTTGCTGGATACCCGCTGCTGGTTTTTCAATCAGTCCTTCTTATGGCGTGAATCCAAAGGCTTTTGCCTGAAGGCAGACGGTGATGATTGTTTGGTCATTCCCCAAAAGGAGATCTGCTACGCAACTTATTCCGGTGATCTGGCGCCTGTTTTTATGGTTCTCGATGCTTCTTTCCATTTGGCGGGTCCCGAAGGCGAGCGAATTGTGCATTCAACAAAATTTTTCACCCACGACGGTATCACCCGCAATCTAAAATTGCCCGAGGAAATCCTAACCCAAATTTCGCTTCCCAAAAAATCTCAACAGCTTAAAACTGCTTATCGCAAATTAAGAATTCGCGATTCAATGGATTATCCTGTGCTGGGAACCGCCGTTGCACTGCGTTTGACCGAACAAACAATCGACGAATTGAAAATCGCGGTCACCGGCACCGGAACCACGCCGTTTATTTATGATGAAATTACCGACCCATTCAAAGGCGATCAGTTGACCCCCCAGTTAATCGAAAATATCAGCAATGAGGTGATGGAGCAAGTGCAGCCATACCGTAACGTGCATTTTTCGCCGCAATACCGCAAAGCCATGGTGGGCGTTTATCTTAAACGACTAC